One genomic segment of Gemmatimonadaceae bacterium includes these proteins:
- a CDS encoding thymidine kinase, with product MISDGYFAGASAGWIEVICGVMFSGKSEELIRRVRRAIIARKRVQVFKSHLDERYSGIYHVSSHDGRTVEAIPIDTPEQIAQALLPDTQVVAIDEAQFLDDSIVPLVTSLANKGVRVIVAGTDNDFRGEPFGPMPQLLAVAEVVDKLHAICVICGNPASRNQRLIGGKPARYDSPTIMVGSTESYEARCRACHSVPRRDEDQVRLL from the coding sequence ATGATCTCCGACGGCTACTTCGCCGGCGCGAGCGCGGGCTGGATCGAGGTGATCTGCGGCGTGATGTTCAGCGGCAAGAGCGAAGAGCTCATTCGTCGCGTGCGCCGCGCGATCATCGCGCGCAAGCGCGTGCAGGTGTTCAAGTCGCACCTGGACGAGCGGTATTCGGGCATCTATCACGTGTCGAGCCACGACGGCCGCACCGTCGAGGCGATTCCCATCGATACACCGGAGCAGATCGCGCAGGCCCTCCTGCCCGACACACAGGTCGTCGCGATCGACGAGGCGCAATTCCTCGACGATTCGATCGTGCCGCTGGTGACGTCTCTCGCGAACAAGGGGGTGCGCGTGATCGTCGCCGGCACCGACAATGATTTTCGCGGCGAGCCGTTTGGCCCAATGCCGCAGTTGCTCGCGGTCGCCGAGGTCGTGGACAAGCTGCACGCGATCTGCGTGATCTGCGGCAATCCGGCGAGTCGGAATCAGCGGTTGATTGGCGGCAAGCCCGCACGGTACGACTCACCGACGATCATGGTCGGGAGCACGGAGTCGTACGAGGCGCGGTGCCGCGCATGCCATTCGGTGCCGCGTCGAGATGAAGATCAGGTTCGGCTGTTGTAG